The segment AGGAGATGCGACTAATGCTCATGGGGTACTTAATGAAGATTAAGTATTGGAGTAACCCACATTTAAAGATTAATTCATGGAAATTGTCACGTGTAATTCTAAGAtgttaatatcttatattcttcaaatagaGATGCATGCGACTTTTGTTCAACAGTCTGTTGCTTTGGTATTCTCCAAAGTAGTTCAACAATTATGCTTTGGTATTCTTCAACAGTCTGTTATGCTTTGGTATTCTCCAACGTTGTTCAATAGTCTGttatgttaatatattatattcttcaaactaTTTACACATTGTTCAAAAAATGATCAGAGTCAAGGTATTCTCAAAACACCAGAGTAATTTGTAAACATTTATTGCAGGATAAATCTTCAGGGGATGTAGTGCAATCAAGTCGGACCATTCCTTTTGAAAactgaagtacatgaaaccataaacataaaactataagcacaaagcttagtgagttccccaaagtgcCACACACAACCAAACAATTATAGATATTGCAtgttgggtccacaacctcctagTTAGATTACCCTGGCCCATAACCTCCCAGTTGGATTGCAATATATACTGCatactgggtccacaacctccgGTTGGATTACCCTGACCCACAACCTCTCGGTTGGATTGATATACATATTGCaactgggtccacaacctcctggttggattatcCTGACCTACAACGTCTCGATTGGATTGCCACTCTAGCCCACAATCTCCCAATGGATTGCCCCAGGTTTGTTGGCTTACAGCATaaagtagtacaacctcaacccaaccacactatataacatataaacatataactagCAAGTACAAGTAATCATACATATCTACAAATCTAACATataatttgttgggttttgaacactttaacactcctatggtgcacatgtaaccctatatgctttggatctaagttttctctaattatacatacaatttcaattttccaaagcatacatcctaactagcatgtcattgaagatatacaacataaaaccaagttagatgaatacctcttgataTAGCTAATAGTTATTGGCCTTTAAaaactttagcacctcaaatgtgatgcctctaatgtgtcacaaacaccgaatgcaagaggaggcttatgaGAAGTGGCTAGGTATCACCAAAATCGGTTATGGTTCTTCACAAGAATGTATGAACCGATTTTAGGAGTTAAGGGGTtgcttttatagtgtggcaagactagggttacatccatgcaaaccctaattcaccatgacccttcatatttctTAGGCCCTTTTGGTTTAAACCTTCATGGACTATCATataggtttagcccatcctaatcaaccatggatcattatcccatactataagtattactgatttacttaatcagtccccgtaaatttaatcagtctcttttgatcactaaattaattccaaatcaattcttgatcaatactaattaaatgatacgatttatcaattaatatattatacttataatatattaataaatcacaaataaccacttcctcaaaagtccatcctatcaaattgctctggtgacggcaacccaaaaggaccatgctactatcgggtcaagtacataccagttatagttatgggcttagacacataatccaacataATCaatatagcatcatcctatacaaTGTTGTAAAACTTGGCTAACTCGGGTGAATACTCAGCCGAATACTCGGAATCAGCCTCTTATCGATGTGAGTTAAGCCAACTCGGTGAAATAACTCGGAAATTGGTCAAAATCTATAAAAATCATACCAAATCGGTCAAACTCAGCCGAGTACTCAGACCAACTCGGTGAAACTCGGGCAACTCGGTCAAACTTTTCCAACTCGGTCAAACTTGATCAAAGggctaaaattgtcataaaaagagaaaaaatcaagaatttcaagattaatatgtataatacacttaatcatttattatttaacacacacatatgtgattattttattatttaacacacacgaAGTGAGACAATTGTGTATATTCTAGTTTTTATGTATtgacatgtatctaattttgttatatacttcaatcaacttatggttttaacttatgattttgacatgtataatttccataaaaatatttctacatgaattaccaaatCCGATTACTCCTGAGTACTTGCTACTCGGCAGTCAACCGAGTAAGTACCgaataacgagttctacaaccttgatcctatataccaggatatataACCTAgcgggctgacattggtgccttcgacccacgagtacaacGAGGagaaactcacctgaaatgaagaaCCCATAACACTGTGACAAGTTTCCCTTCTGCACTGATTCCTCCCACGAGCCCTCTATCACCAAATCATGGAAGAATCTTAGTCAACAACCGAAATCATTCAAGTTTGATCCAAAGTCAagctggtcaaaaagtcaacagtcaatgaaagtcaacaatTTAAACCGCCCCTAATGACATGACCATctatggctcacgtcgtgagccactaAGGGACAAAATAGTTGAGGCGCATGATCCTCACGATGTGACATGCAAAGCCTCACGTCGTGAAATCAGTATGAATGACATTTTGATCCATAAACTTCTTAATCAATTAAGCCACTAATCCATCTTTTCTAGAAGGCTTCCTAACACCCTAAGGGTCATAAAAATTGATGCTTTAAGGTCTTGCATGTCCAATACAAGACTTGAGCACAAACTAGGGTATTCATGAAGAAAAAGGGGATCAAATCTCAAGGATGAACTTAAACATCATCCAGACTTTAGAACCATTACATATAATCACCAAGGGACTCTAAGGAcctataaagttgctaactttatggagtccGAACCCTCTAACTCTTATTGCCATGGATAAACATGCATAAATCCTTAGATCTAGCAACAAGGAATCAAAAAATCTTGAATCTTGGTAACTCACAATGGTCCAAAGATGTTGCTAGAGGCTGCAAAAGGAACTTCCAAGTTGAATCTATACTCCAATGGTGTTCTCTTTTTCTTTAAGCCATCAAAACTCCACCAAAAGCTCAAAAATCACAaagagaggctagggttaggTTTTTTCTGTGCTTAGGGACGAAGGAGGCTATTGAGGAACCTTAAAATGAAGTTTACGGGGTttaaatacgaaggaaaccctaaaagatcatgggcttggaCTGCAGCACATCTTACATCGTAAGCTCCTATTGCTCACGCCGTGAGCTCAATCTAAATCAACATTCTCATTTAATCTCTTGTCACATTGTGACCTTTTTATGGTAATGTCGTAACACTTGGTTTTACCCCAAAACAAAGCCTTTGACCCTTTGAAATCCTAAACCAATCGGTTTTGAAAACCGGGTGTTACACTAAAAAGTAAGGATATATTACTATTATAGTGTCATTGTTTAGAATTCATTATTGTTACACAAAAGCATGGTGAATGCCAAAATGTGCAATATATATAAACTGTAGTCAAGTAACATCCATTCGTGCATGTTCAAAGACTACCAAAAGTTCCATACCTAAACCATTACACCGACAAGCACCAAAACTATACAACACTTGTAATTACTACGCACACTTCCCAAACCTCACATCCCTACCCCTTTCTACTATTCCGTGGGAATAATAATGCCGAAAAAAGAGCATAAATGACATCGATGACCAAAACGTGTATGACTACAATTTTGTTTTTAGCTGACTCAATTTACTCCTCAAGACAATCAACTTGGCTTCAAAGAGCTCCTCATCCTTCACCATTGCCAAATCCATCTCCTTAAACTTTAGTTTTGTACGATCTGACCCCTATGATCCTCCCTTTTGTTAAGGTCAAATTTCAGTCCAAACATCATATACCTATAACGTTCTTTCTCAATAGGATGGTTAATCCATCGAAAGTAACCCTGATaaaatttagggttagggtttccaagATTTCAGAGTTTTGTGTCGATTCTCCAACATTACAAAAATTAAAAATCTTGAACAAGAAATATACCATTGGATTAGGACAATTTTAGAACTTCCTTTCATGGCTAGGGTTAGGGATGGTGCACGATATTCTTTTCTTTACTTGGAACAATAAATTTCACAACGATATTACAAGATTTGATTTGTTTTGACTGCTATTATTGGAATTTTGTGTGGATGATGACATTCTTTCTTATCTGAATCGGTGCATCAAAGATATAAGCATGGACAGAGCTTTATTAGAGCGAGGCCCCCCTCCCCCCTGATTTTTTTGTAACAAATAGCCCCTTATACTTTCAATTTATATATATTAgaccaaaaaatataaaattttgacaaTGCCCCCACGCTCAACGATTTTTATCATGGTTCTAAAAAGCCCGCCATGGCGCGCCTCAAGGcgtgccatggcgtgaggcgtggtgtAGTCGTTACGAAAACGTCCAAGGCGGGTTTGTGAAGCGTGACGCCAAAATAACGTGTCAAGGCGAGCCTTATCGCGTTATGGCGCGAGTTTTTTTCAAGGCatgagtttttttgttttttttttcttttattcttttaatcgggcttaaaataaataagtttttgttaacttttttctattagatattaatataacacttctaaaaacttcaaatatttgataaaaattcaataattatatgatttatatcttttaatgtatataatatagtcacgccttgaaaaacgtcatggctcgcCAAGGCTTGTCATGGCTTAACTTTTACCTTGCCGCCAAGCCACGCCTTACGTTGTTTAGAACAttgatttttatacatattatatcccccaaaaaaaataaataaataaataaataaataatcatatgTTGGCCTAACGGGCTATTTTGTAATTTACGTTTGCTTTAAATATTTCCCTACTTGAACCACCAGTTCCCCCGCCAAACGCCAAACCAAAAACCGATGATTTTCAGAACCATAGCAAAACGTGATCGGAACTTCTTTCTAAAGCTGATCGGAAACGCCGCCACGCAATCCCATCTCCGGCAAACCCATGCCCAAATCATCCTCAACGGCCTACAGTCCGACTTAGCCACCGTCACAAAGCTCATTCAAAAACTCTCCGATCTCGGCGCCATCTCCGATGCAACCCTAATCGGTTCGACATTTCCAAACCCCGATATTTTTCTCTACAATGTTATAATCAGAGAATTCTCTTGTAACAACTGCCATTCAAACTCACTGTCCATCTACCGTCAACTCCGCCAAAACACTGCTCTTAAACCGGATAGTTTTACTTACGCGTTTGTTATCTCCGCCGCATCAAAACTTTTATGTAGTAAATTAGGATCATCCCTGCATGGGCATGCGATTGTTGGTGGAGCTGGATCTGATTTATTTGTTGCGTCCACCATTGTCAACatgtacctgaatttcgggaagGTGGGGTATGCCTACAAGGTGTTCGATGGAATTCCTGAACCAGATACTGTGTTGTGTAACACTATGATATCAGGCTCAGTCGACAATGGCTGTCTTGATGAGTCATTATCCATCTTTAAAGACATGATTCTCAGAAGAACTCGGTTTGATTCCACCACTTTCTCATCTGTTCTTAAAGCTGCTGCTGAACTTCAGGAGCTAAAACTGGGAATGGCGATTGAATCTTTATCAATTAAACTTGGATTCCATTCCCATCTTCATGTTCTTACAGGTTTAATCTCCTTGTATGGAAAATGTCGAGATATCTCAACAGCAAAGCATTTGTTTCAACAGATCAAACACCCAGACATAATCGCTTACAATGCTATGATTTCTGCATTCAGTTATAATCAAGAAATGGAATACGCCATTAATCTCTTCAAAGAATTATCATCTTCACAACACAAAGTCAATTCAAGCACCCTGGTAGGTTTAATTCCTGTCTCTCATCCCTTTCCTCATTCAACACTTACAACCACAATCCATAGTTTTTGCATCAAACACAATTTCCTTTCCCAAACTTCAGTTTCAACAGCACTAATCACTGTTTACACTCGCCTCAACGAGATCAATTCTGCAAGAAAACTATTCGATGAATCCAAACATAAATCATTAGCAGAATGGAACGCTATGATCTCTGGTTATGCCCAAAATGGAGTAACAGATAAAGCGATTTCCCTCTTCAAAGAAATGCAAAACCTCAAAATCCCCCCAAATCCCACAACAATCACCACCACTCTTTCAGCATGCGCTCAAATTGGTGCCCTAACTTTAGGCAAATGGGTTCATGATTTAGCAAACAAATACAACTTCATCTCCAATATTTACGTCTCAACTGCTTTAATCGACATGTATGCCAAATGTGGTAGCATAAAAGAAGCACGCCAAGTGTTCGATAAAATGCAAGACAAAAACACAGTCACATGGAATGCCATGATATCAGGCTATGGCCTACATGGACATGCCCATGAAGCCCTAAATATTTTTAACAAAATGTTGAATTCAAAAATACCCATAACACGTGTCACATTTGTTAACATTCTATATTCTTGTAGTCATGGTGGATTAGTAAAAGAAGGAGAAAACATTTTCCAAACCATGGGTTCAGGTTCGACCCATGGGTTTGATCCGTTACCCGAGCATTACGCGTGCATGGTTGACTTATATGGTAGAGCCGGAGACTTACAAAAggcttatgattttataaaaaaaatgccaATTGAACCGGGTCCCGCAGTATGGGGTGCACTTCTTAGTGGTTGTAAGACTCATAAGAACATGGATTTAGCAAAATTAGCATCTGATAAATTATTCGAATTAGACCCTGAAAATGTAGGATACCATGTGTTGCTTTCCAATATATACACTGCTGACAAGAATTTTGATGAAGCTGCTTCGATTAGAAAAATGGTGAAGAATCGGAATCTTGGAAAGACACCCGGGTGTACTTTAATTGAAATTGATAAAATCCCACATGTGTTTACATCTGGACAACAATTTCATGAACAAATTGATGGAATTTATAGGATGTTGGAGAAGTTGATGGGGAAGATGAAGGAGGTTGGGTTTTGTACGGATACTGTGACTGCATTGCATGATGTTGAAGAGGAAGAGAAGGAGTTGATGGTGAATGTTCATAGTGAGAAGTTAGCGATTGCTTTTGGAGTTATGAATTTGGAAATGGGAGAGGAAATTAGGATTATTAAAAACCTTAGAGTTTGTTTAGATTGTCATAATTTTACtaagtttgtgtcgaagattacTGAAAGAGTTATTGTTGTTAGGGATGCGAATCGGTTTCATCATTTTAAAGATGGTGAGTGTTCTTGTGGAGATTATTGGTGAGGAAATTGTGTTTGTGTTTAGGGAACTTATTCTCTTTATATATGTTGGAGTTTTCTGTGTATTGTCAAAGAttgtttttattgaaaaataaaatgaaattaaactcATTCATTTTCTCATTTTGGGACATATTCTTTGggttaaaatgcttttatgtatGTAAAGTTGATTTAACAATTTGTTGCAACgtattaataaaatagaaaaccaTCATTGTATTTATTTTTCCCTGGTTCACTTGTTCCTATGGGTCTTAGTTGTGATCATCAATACTTCTAAACATGATTAACCCTTTAACTAAAAGCTAATTACAAAACCGATGATAAACTATGAGAGATTCTTGATTAACTTTTAGAATGGTTTGAAACGTTTTAGAAAATGGAATAAAAAATGACCTAAACGGGAGCTGTGTTATCACCTAGTGACTATCTTTTCACATTTATCAAGAAATAAACATCCACTTTGTGATTTTCCTttagtttaaaattttatttcCATTTCGCAAATTTTGCAAAATCATTTCAATTTTGGGAAGCATAACTTAGAATCCTGGATTGTATTTTGTACAAAAGAAATAAAGGGTCCAACAAGGCAACAAGTTTGTTTGGTTTCGTTTATCCATTCTTAGGTCTGATAATTCTCGATACGACTCGCGACATGATAcaaaataaacgggtttgggttgagtttttcaacccgccaacccaccaacctatcaacccgtttattaaacatgtcatatatgagtttctcaaaaaatatACTGGTTGACCTGTCAACCCGTttagaattttaataaaaaaaattatatattttttaaatgtattaagtatTATACACTATACagtttatactttatagtatgaTAGAATACCCAACACCATTGACCATTTAACATTTGGCTTTTACACTAAATAATCTCAGTATTTCATAGACAAAATTGAATAAGTCCTCTCTCGTTGTCCTCTCTATGATGAACGACAGAACGAACTCACAAAGAACAACGACATGAATGATTGAATCATTATCGAACGATGTTGACGCCTGAACGTGAACGATGGATGCACAAGGCAGTAGGCAATCGATTTGCTGCGATCCAACCCACAGACACACGAACCCAAATCTGGCCCACAATCCCGCCAACCTGTGAAACCTTATAAATAAGTGGGTTGACGGAtcatatatgagtttatgttccaaacccgccaacccgtgacctgtatagttaaatgggtcgtgttaGGGTTGGTATATTTTGACCTGCCAACCCGAACATGACACGATTGCCAGACCTAATCCATTCCCCTACCCTTCCTCTTCGATTACTTTTTCAACATGTTGCACCCGGAATACAATAATGTTCATGCACTCTTGGGCGGCCTTAGTGTGTTCTTCAAGGTCGTTGATATGTTGTTTCTTCCAATCAAACATCATCAGTGGTAATCATCGAATCCAATAAAGGTCCTAGTCGTTTATGTTTAtaggaagagtttatggccattgtTTTGCAGCATCCTAAAAATACTGATAAAATTTTTCGATTTAAATCATCAAGTGTTCCAAAACCAATCATGATAAAAATGTATTTCAAGATCAGAGTAAAACAATAGTCAACAATGCGGAAAAACATAAGGAACTGTTGTGTAGTCAAGCCGGACCCTTCCCTTTATAATCGAAAGTATATGAAAATGTTGAACCACAAaaccataagcataaagcttagttaATTCCCTAAAATACTGCATACTATAAAATGGGCCCAACCTAACAtacaatgggcccaacccaacatacaaacaAGCCCATCCCAGCATACCAACATACCCATCctaacatacaaatgggcctacCTCAACATACAAACGAGACCAACCCACATACAAGTGAGCCTAACCCAACATACCAATGCAAGAGTCGTAGAGACATCTAACATCGtacacagtatagtgagaagactcacatgtcTCATGAAGTCAGCTAAAAACACAACTTAATGCCACGCAGATGGTGCTACCCCACATCTATCAAATCAAACAAGGTCCCTCCTTAGTCTAACCTCTAAAACTTGCCAATTTTGACCAGAAGTCAAACCAGGTCAACAGCCAACATTTCCATTAACTGACCCTCATGTCGTGACCCACCCATGGTCATGTTGCGGGAAACGAACCCAACCCGGTCCCAAATCAGTCACAATTCAACTCAGTCTCAGCTCAACTCAATCTTAATCTAAACCATCATCACGTCATGAGGTATAAATCATTACATCGTGACGAAATCAGTCCAGATTAATCGGGACAATAAGGGCGTAACGTCGTGAAACTGGTTTCTTAACTTAATGGATTTAACTCTCAATCTATTACACCATTTATCCAATCTTTCTAGAAAGCCTTATAACGTCCAACTTCACCTAAAGATTGGTGCTTTTTAGCCATTGATGCTCATTATGAGTCAAAGACCCCAACTAGGTGAAACATGAAGAACTAACACCAAATATCACACACATGGGTCCAATACACAATCAAATTCCAGATATGAACCATATATCACCCAAAGGACCTCAAGGATCCATatagttgctaactttatggaatccTACCATTCCAACTATTTGATATTTGAAGAAAATGGGACAAAACCTTAGATTTAGCAACCTAGCATAAGAAAGTTTAGATGTTGGACACTTACAAGGGTCCAAAAATGCCCAAAATGAAGTCCAAAGTAGCCAAGATGCACATAATGCTACACaagccttcttcttccttaaaaaaCAACCACATGTACCAAAATAAGATCAACAATAGAGGAAAGGGGTTAGGGTTTTCTTCTATAggtttggaggtgatggaggatGAGGGTGGAGGAAACACTAGCCCCTCACTTTCTTTAAATCGGGTCCAAGtacgaaattagggtttgggatttGATCAGGTATCACGTCGTGACTCACATAGTTTCACGTCGTGACATTAGAATGATCCTTCCCCCATAAAGCGGTCATTTCACGATGTGACGGTACTTCCCTCACATCCTCACTCACCCATAACTCATAATTTGCTTCAAATTCCATACCTCAATGATCTGAATGTtgcaaatctcccccacttgaatcagacttcgtcctcaaagtcaactgtcacaaacaactcgggataatgctccctcatctcctcctcgggttACCAAGTCCACTCaaaacccttccggtgctgccattgcaccttcactaggaCTACTACCTTGCTGcgcaaggtcttcgtcttcctgTCGAGAATCGCGATCAGACTCTCTACAAAATTCAGATGCTCGTCGACCAGAATGTCGTAAAAAGGAACCACTACGGTATCATCATCCAAACACTTCTACAGCTGAGAGACATAAAAAATGTTATGGATCTAGCCGAGCTCATcgggaagatccaaccgatataCTACCTTGACCACCCAAGCGATAATCCTGAAGagaccaatatacctggggcccaagtTGCCCCACTTCTAGAACTGgataacacctttccaaggtgacacctttagaagcacaaaatctccaacctaaaACTTGAGGTCTCAATTTTGTCGGTCATCATAGCTCTTATGGCGACTCTGCATGGTCTGCAACCGACTGCATACCTGTTGTATCAACTAAGTGGTCCtgagtactacctcagtactccTCATAACTCGATGCCCAACTTCGCCCCAACAAACCGAGGTCTGACATTTCCTCTCATAAAGCATCTCTAAAGGAGATCGATCAATACTgacatgataactattattataggagaactcgACTAATGAAAGATAAGTATCTCATCTTCTGCCAAAATCTAGCACACAATCCCTCAACATATCCTTGATTGTCTGAATAGTCTGCTCACTCTGTCtatcagtttgagggtggtatatCGTACTGAAAAGTAACTGAGGGCCCAAACCATTATGCCGTGTTGAACGACTACCTCTTTGATGTAAATGTCAGCCAACTTCTCGACATAAATACTCTCAATGATAGGAATGAAATGAGCACTcctggtcaatctatcaacaatgACCCAAATTGAATCGACCCCTCATGCTGTCCTcgacaaatttgtaataaagtccatggtgatctcttctcATTTCTACATATGAATGGATAATGGATGCAACTTGTCGTGGGGTCTATGATGTTTGGCCTTGACTTTCCGGcaagtcaagcaccactccacatACCATGTTAtttccctcttcatgcagggtcaCCAGTAGCTCAATCTCatgtctctatacatcttcgtgtCCCCTACATGAATTGAAAATTTTGACTTGTGAGCTTCTTGCAGGGTCACCAGTAGCCTGAGGCATCCAGATCCCATCCCATTTACCAGGAGAAGAGTGTAGGTGAACATCCAAAAGAACAACCAACAAATCATTTAACTGTTGGGTTTCAACACCACCCCTAACCATACGCCTCCACGAAAATCTCCAACCATACGAAGAGCACAAATCACCAACCGAAGCATTTTGGAAAGTAGGCAAAGCAAACAATCTATTAAATTGCACCTTGAAAGGAAGCCCAGAACACCAAACATCTGTCCAGAACTTAGTCTGAGTACCATTACTAATAACTCTATGCATACAATTTTCAGTGATAATACTGGAATCATTTAAGTGATTAATAGACCTAACAATTTTTTGCCAAACACGTCCTCCATTTAAAGGCCGAGAAGCTTCCAAAAACCACCATTGCCACCATAAATGAGTTTAATCAAACGAACCCATAAAGCATTAGGATAAAAAAAAACCTCCACTTCTACTTGTATAGAAGACCCAAATAAAACGAGTCCAAACTACCGACATCAAGACCACCATTAGAACGAAAATTGAGGATAATATCCCAACTAACCCAGTGAAGACGATGTTGCTTGTCTTTGAAACCCCCAAAAAAAAACAAGACCTAAAGGTCTCAAGAAAGTGACAGACAATAGTAGGAATGCGGAAAAGAGATAGGAAATAGGTACCAAGGCTTCCCAAAATAGACTTGGTAGGAGTCAACTGCCCTCCAATAAAAAGAAGCTTCATTTTCCAAGATGACAACCTCTTTTTAAAGTGATCCACAATCGCCTTTCAACCCTTAACATGCGTCATAGATTCACTAACCGGGATTCCAAGATACGAAAAAGGAAGCAACGGATGACAACCAGTAAAAGAAGCTAAATTAGTAACCTCATCGCCACTAACTCCAACCCCATATAAATTAGATTTATGGAGGTTAATTCTTACAACTGAAATCAAGTAAAAACACCTCAGAATACGAACAAGATTACAAACGTTTTCTTCATCCCATTCTCCCAAGATCAATGCATCATCTGCATAAAATAAATGAGAAATATGAATGTCATTAGAATTTAAAGGTACACTACGAAACACTCCATGCGCTACCATATCCTCCATAGCAATGTGAAGACCCTCCATTGCAATAATAAGGAGAAAATGGGATAAAGGATCACCTTGGCGCAAGCCCCTAAACAAATGGAACTCTTTTGTAGGACTACCATTTTAACAAAACCGAAGATCAAGCATTAGAAAATATAACCTGAATCCAAGATCTCCACCTTTCTCCAAAACCCATGTATAATAAGATTCTATCCAAATAATCCCAAGAAACGAAATCATACGCTTTTTCAAAATCAACCTTAAGGATCATtagtttcttttttcttttggtAAACCACCGAGTCAATTCATTCACGATAAGGGGACCATCTAAAATCTGTCGCCCTTTAAGAAAGGCAGATTGTTCTAAACCAATGACATCTTGAATCACAGGAGCAAGCCTATTAGCTAAAAGTTTTGCACTGACCTTGAACCGAATACCAATAAGGCTAATAGGACGATAATCAGAAATTAACATAGGATTAGTGACTTTCGATATAAGATTAATGAAGGAGGAACTACACCCAGTAGGGAAATAAGGTCTA is part of the Lactuca sativa cultivar Salinas chromosome 7, Lsat_Salinas_v11, whole genome shotgun sequence genome and harbors:
- the LOC111881689 gene encoding pentatricopeptide repeat-containing protein At4g30700 is translated as MIFRTIAKRDRNFFLKLIGNAATQSHLRQTHAQIILNGLQSDLATVTKLIQKLSDLGAISDATLIGSTFPNPDIFLYNVIIREFSCNNCHSNSLSIYRQLRQNTALKPDSFTYAFVISAASKLLCSKLGSSLHGHAIVGGAGSDLFVASTIVNMYLNFGKVGYAYKVFDGIPEPDTVLCNTMISGSVDNGCLDESLSIFKDMILRRTRFDSTTFSSVLKAAAELQELKLGMAIESLSIKLGFHSHLHVLTGLISLYGKCRDISTAKHLFQQIKHPDIIAYNAMISAFSYNQEMEYAINLFKELSSSQHKVNSSTLVGLIPVSHPFPHSTLTTTIHSFCIKHNFLSQTSVSTALITVYTRLNEINSARKLFDESKHKSLAEWNAMISGYAQNGVTDKAISLFKEMQNLKIPPNPTTITTTLSACAQIGALTLGKWVHDLANKYNFISNIYVSTALIDMYAKCGSIKEARQVFDKMQDKNTVTWNAMISGYGLHGHAHEALNIFNKMLNSKIPITRVTFVNILYSCSHGGLVKEGENIFQTMGSGSTHGFDPLPEHYACMVDLYGRAGDLQKAYDFIKKMPIEPGPAVWGALLSGCKTHKNMDLAKLASDKLFELDPENVGYHVLLSNIYTADKNFDEAASIRKMVKNRNLGKTPGCTLIEIDKIPHVFTSGQQFHEQIDGIYRMLEKLMGKMKEVGFCTDTVTALHDVEEEEKELMVNVHSEKLAIAFGVMNLEMGEEIRIIKNLRVCLDCHNFTKFVSKITERVIVVRDANRFHHFKDGECSCGDYW